In Chitinophagaceae bacterium, the genomic window TGCCGGTAAAGTAAATATCTTTTTTCATCATTGGTTTCATTCATTGCCTGTTCATACAGCCAATCAAATTTCGGGTTTTTATAGCGAGTATAGTTTGGAGGCGCCGGATTTTTACTATAAAAAACACTTAAAAAATTTTCTGCATCGGGGTAATCGGCAATCCAGCTTGCCCTAAAAAATACAGCCTGGCTTTTTGCCGTAAGGTCAAATAACAGGCTTTTCTGCACGGTTTCTACAACTACATTAATACCATTTTGCTGTAATTCATTGGCAATAAACCCTGCAATGCTGGCGTAAATAGGTATGGTAAATAACTTAATTTTTTCACCGGCGTAACCTGCTTCTTTAAGTAAAATTTTTGCGGCTTTTGGGTTATAACTATATCCCTTCACTTCATTACTGTTAAAAGATGGGAGGCCTGGTGGAACAAACCCACTTTCGGCAGCCGTACCAATGGAATTGCGCATATACAACATCATTTTTTTTCGGTTGATGGAATAATTGATTGCCTGCCTCACTTTTTTATACCGCAAAGCGGATGTTGACAATAAGCTATTCGTTGTATCCATCAAAATCCCAAAATATTCGATATTGAGGTAAGGATGTTTCTGCAAAAGAATTTTGCCTTGCCATTGTTTTTTCAGGTTGCCGGTTTTGGTAATCACTTCGTCTTTAAATGACGCTTCAATATCGTTGATAAAATCCAGGCGGTTTTGCCTGAACTCTAAAAATTCCGAAGCCTTGCTATCCAGGAAACTTATTTTAATACCATCAAGGTAAGGCAAACCCATCCCATAAACGTCTTTCTCAAAATAATGGTTGTTTCTTTTCATTATTAAAGCCTGGCCTTCGTCCCATGCTACAAATTGAAACGGACCAGAACCCACAGGATGGCGCCTGAAACCGCCAGCATATTTTTCTACCGCTTCTCTTGCCACAATAGAACAATATTGCATACTTAAAATGCCTAATATTGGTGGAAAAGGATTTGCAAGTTTTAATTGAAACGTACTATCATCAATGGCTTTAAAAGGTTCAACGAGATCTACCCTGTTATTAAATATCCATGCACCCGGGCTTGCCGTTGCCGGGTTTATAATCCTTTCAAAACTATATTGTACATCCTGTGCTTTTAGTTTTCTGCCTTTCCCTTTTTCAAAAACCGGGTCGTCATGAAAAAACACATCGGTGCGCAGGTGAAAGATGATGTTTTTTTTATCTGAAGAATAGGTCCAGCTTTTGGCCAACGAAGGTTTTATTTGAAGGCTGTCTCCAACTTCTGTAAGTGTATTAAACAACTGGTGTACGGCCCACATTATAGATTGGTTGCGGGCAAAAGCAGGGTCAAGTGTAGCAATACCGGTAGTTTCATTATATCTGAAAATATTCTTGTTGCCAATTTTACGGTTCTTGCAGCAATACATGAGCATTACTACGGCAATAAATACTATATACAGCAAAAATCCCTTCATAGCGCA contains:
- a CDS encoding ABC transporter substrate-binding protein, with amino-acid sequence MKGFLLYIVFIAVVMLMYCCKNRKIGNKNIFRYNETTGIATLDPAFARNQSIMWAVHQLFNTLTEVGDSLQIKPSLAKSWTYSSDKKNIIFHLRTDVFFHDDPVFEKGKGRKLKAQDVQYSFERIINPATASPGAWIFNNRVDLVEPFKAIDDSTFQLKLANPFPPILGILSMQYCSIVAREAVEKYAGGFRRHPVGSGPFQFVAWDEGQALIMKRNNHYFEKDVYGMGLPYLDGIKISFLDSKASEFLEFRQNRLDFINDIEASFKDEVITKTGNLKKQWQGKILLQKHPYLNIEYFGILMDTTNSLLSTSALRYKKVRQAINYSINRKKMMLYMRNSIGTAAESGFVPPGLPSFNSNEVKGYSYNPKAAKILLKEAGYAGEKIKLFTIPIYASIAGFIANELQQNGINVVVETVQKSLLFDLTAKSQAVFFRASWIADYPDAENFLSVFYSKNPAPPNYTRYKNPKFDWLYEQAMNETNDEKRYLLYRQMDQCIMDDAPVVPLWYDMALHLVQPGVKNFYPNSLNMLELRKVKKIKP